A genomic region of Ignavibacteria bacterium contains the following coding sequences:
- a CDS encoding PilT/PilU family type 4a pilus ATPase: protein MFIEIKSNDFKNLTQKVKEIIGEGLKLVPEYIKGIDKVLYLKSFVEGLNNQQRELLRSFLESLLFEMHKVEASDLDFGGPGSLNRFWMRIHGNKKPLNELPEFNTTESSILILNILSEKQIEYLISKRNLDFSIEIRETKPYLRIYRYRADAYFELDELSLNCRAILSQLRPFSDLGFHPYVAQLMNLNYMKEGLILITGITGSGKSTTLDAIIDENNRTCDAHIIIISSPVEYVHQSKRCLIRHREVGRDVLSFKEGTIQALRQDPDIIVIGELRDPETIVAALDVTDSGHKVFSTLHTSSAVETIDRIIGETEVQEQERVRMRLADVLRCIVSQKLVPTVDGKRTLAKEVLVVTPSVKAAIKNNNTSEIYQMIHQGGEFGMNTMEQDLARLFKARKITYETAIAFANNKSRIQQLLTSKI, encoded by the coding sequence ATGTTCATAGAAATTAAATCGAATGATTTTAAAAATCTTACTCAAAAAGTAAAAGAAATTATTGGAGAAGGACTTAAACTTGTCCCGGAATATATCAAAGGAATTGACAAGGTCCTTTACCTGAAAAGTTTTGTGGAGGGATTAAACAATCAACAACGAGAATTATTGCGTTCTTTTCTCGAAAGCTTATTGTTTGAAATGCATAAGGTGGAAGCGTCTGATCTTGACTTTGGCGGACCTGGCAGTTTGAATCGCTTCTGGATGAGAATTCATGGGAATAAAAAACCATTAAATGAACTACCAGAGTTTAATACGACAGAATCAAGTATCCTAATACTGAATATTTTAAGTGAAAAACAAATTGAGTATTTGATTTCTAAACGAAATCTTGATTTTTCAATTGAAATTAGAGAGACAAAACCATACTTAAGAATTTATCGATATAGAGCAGATGCTTATTTTGAACTCGATGAGTTGTCATTAAATTGTAGAGCTATTCTCTCCCAGTTAAGACCTTTCTCTGATCTTGGCTTTCATCCTTATGTAGCTCAGTTGATGAATTTAAATTATATGAAAGAAGGATTGATATTGATTACTGGTATTACGGGTTCTGGAAAATCAACAACACTTGATGCAATAATTGATGAAAATAATCGAACCTGTGATGCACATATCATTATCATAAGCTCACCCGTCGAATATGTTCATCAGTCTAAAAGATGTTTAATTAGACATCGAGAAGTAGGCAGAGATGTCTTGTCTTTTAAAGAAGGAACAATACAAGCACTTCGACAGGATCCCGATATAATTGTTATTGGTGAGTTAAGAGATCCTGAAACAATCGTTGCTGCACTTGATGTTACCGATAGTGGTCATAAAGTATTTTCAACTCTTCATACATCTTCTGCTGTCGAAACAATTGATAGAATTATTGGAGAAACTGAAGTCCAGGAACAGGAACGAGTAAGAATGCGACTTGCAGATGTTTTGAGATGTATTGTTTCTCAAAAATTAGTCCCAACTGTTGATGGAAAAAGAACACTTGCTAAAGAAGTTCTTGTAGTAACTCCATCAGTTAAGGCGGCTATTAAAAACAACAACACAAGCGAGATTTATCAAATGATCCATCAGGGTGGTGAGTTTGGAATGAACACTATGGAACAGGATCTGGCAAGACTATTTAAAGCACGAAAAATTACTTACGAAACAGCGATCGCTTTTGCCAATAATAAATCAAGAATCCAACAATTACTTACGAGTAAAATATGA
- a CDS encoding type II/IV secretion system protein yields the protein MAVESLEQTDKVGYWLLRKGLIDLTTLEKALQVKKTDKARRNLAQILVQDFKFDHDLIFEEVAAVYRFDVYSPEKYHLTDDDIEKIRNLWNKASEELRNLCLGAKIIPIKFDSQQKDKIIIAATDPTNRLTHQIPASLGFRKYEVIFVRRKDFDELLNKILPPENIFLKMLEEVPEEISVETKKEEGLDESLLEAEIQKSALINLVEGALVEGVRRGASDIHFVPQSGMKTEIHFRIDGNLTLWYVQENTYPEAVLSVIKDRARGLDRFEREKAQDGFIQRNIDGHIIRFRVSILPMVGTELSSKFESCVIRILDDRKVITDIKKIGFDGPAFDFFMKAISKPQGMVILTGPTGSGKSTTLIAALYQVIDPTVNVLTVEDPVEYVIRGARQLKIGPKMDFEQALRAILRHDPDIVLVGEMRDKETAEIAIKLANTGHLTFSTLHTNDAPSAISRLFKMGVEPFLIAYAINIIVAQRLIRKLCDKCKRVAKNFDKDIAIAAGMSEKDIKETTFYEAVGCPACSNTGYKGRMAIHEALYFSREIRRLIVKSGTEIDEEAIRAQAKKEGMLTLRESGFLRVKAGLTTIEEVIASTTED from the coding sequence ATGGCCGTTGAATCTTTAGAACAAACAGATAAAGTTGGTTACTGGTTACTTCGAAAAGGATTAATTGATTTAACCACTTTAGAAAAAGCATTACAAGTTAAAAAGACAGATAAAGCAAGAAGAAATCTCGCTCAAATTTTAGTTCAGGATTTTAAGTTTGATCATGATTTAATTTTTGAAGAAGTTGCAGCTGTATACAGATTTGATGTTTACTCACCTGAAAAATACCATTTGACAGATGATGATATAGAAAAGATCAGAAACTTATGGAACAAGGCTTCTGAAGAATTAAGGAATCTTTGTCTTGGAGCAAAAATAATTCCGATAAAATTTGATTCTCAACAAAAGGATAAAATAATAATTGCTGCAACGGATCCAACAAATCGATTGACGCATCAAATTCCAGCAAGTTTAGGTTTTAGAAAGTATGAAGTGATATTTGTGAGGAGAAAAGACTTTGATGAGTTGCTAAATAAAATCCTTCCGCCAGAAAATATTTTTCTTAAGATGCTTGAAGAAGTCCCCGAAGAGATAAGTGTTGAAACGAAGAAAGAGGAAGGTTTAGACGAATCTTTATTAGAAGCGGAAATTCAAAAAAGTGCTTTGATAAATTTAGTTGAAGGGGCTCTTGTGGAAGGAGTTAGAAGAGGAGCAAGTGATATTCATTTTGTTCCTCAAAGTGGAATGAAAACAGAAATACATTTTCGAATTGATGGAAATCTAACTCTATGGTATGTTCAGGAAAACACTTATCCTGAAGCAGTTTTATCAGTTATTAAGGACAGGGCAAGGGGACTTGATAGATTTGAAAGAGAAAAGGCACAGGATGGATTTATACAAAGAAATATCGATGGGCATATTATTCGTTTTCGTGTTTCCATTCTTCCAATGGTTGGAACTGAACTTAGTTCAAAATTCGAATCGTGCGTAATAAGAATTCTTGATGATAGAAAAGTTATCACTGATATTAAAAAGATTGGTTTCGATGGACCTGCTTTTGATTTCTTTATGAAAGCAATTAGTAAACCTCAAGGAATGGTGATATTAACTGGTCCAACAGGTTCTGGTAAAAGTACAACTTTGATCGCTGCGTTGTATCAGGTGATTGATCCAACTGTAAATGTTTTAACCGTTGAAGATCCAGTTGAATATGTCATAAGAGGTGCAAGACAATTAAAAATTGGACCAAAGATGGATTTTGAGCAAGCATTGAGAGCTATTTTGCGTCATGATCCTGATATTGTTTTAGTAGGAGAGATGAGAGATAAGGAGACAGCCGAAATTGCAATTAAACTTGCTAATACTGGTCACTTAACTTTTTCAACATTACACACAAATGATGCACCTAGTGCAATATCCAGATTATTTAAGATGGGCGTTGAACCATTTTTAATTGCATATGCAATTAATATTATCGTCGCTCAAAGATTAATTCGAAAACTTTGTGATAAGTGTAAACGTGTTGCAAAAAATTTTGATAAGGATATTGCAATTGCAGCTGGAATGAGTGAAAAAGATATTAAAGAAACGACTTTTTATGAAGCAGTTGGGTGTCCAGCTTGTTCTAACACTGGTTACAAAGGAAGAATGGCAATACACGAAGCACTCTATTTTAGTCGAGAAATAAGAAGATTAATTGTTAAATCTGGTACTGAAATAGATGAAGAAGCAATTCGTGCTCAAGCAAAGAAAGAAGGAATGTTGACTTTGAGAGAGTCGGGTTTCTTAAGAGTAAAAGCAGGACTTACAACAATTGAAGAAGTAATAGCTTCAACAACGGAAGATTAA
- a CDS encoding type II secretion system F family protein, whose product MAEYRFSAISSSGKTVVGIIHSSNIFSARQRINEIAQKNQLRIRSIEKKSIFLYKAKKPGTVKPILGEQKAYTAEEVEQALRKLGYEVIFVRKKLLDFQLKPPTSEIVSFVRISADLLKEKMSYGEILQLMINDVTNKTLRDALKDINNDLKKGEDSEKVFRRYEHVLGKFTAYMLGLASKSGNMAEIYLATAKFLERNQEFRKNLRSALVTPTITVIALILTVIYYVAKVFPATAELFLRFDIELPPLTAATLKLSHFLQNNFLYIILLMASPFLFLFYYSQTTKGKIVLHKWLLKLPVLGNIVHKSMIEIFCRVFYSLYTGSAENIEPIRIAAEATGNKYFEDRIKNVAIPIMIREGKGLTEAFEAAGVFTKTAISRFHAGEETGTIRNVALQIANYYESETTHKLKFLIEAIQLAIAMFIMIVITALTLISAETATIRPKYPGMSFIINLIQGLL is encoded by the coding sequence ATGGCCGAATATCGTTTTAGTGCAATATCATCTTCAGGAAAAACAGTTGTTGGAATTATTCATTCCAGCAATATTTTTAGTGCTCGTCAGAGAATAAATGAGATTGCGCAGAAAAACCAGCTACGTATCAGGTCTATTGAGAAAAAGTCTATATTTCTCTATAAAGCGAAAAAACCTGGAACTGTTAAACCAATACTGGGAGAACAAAAAGCTTATACCGCTGAAGAAGTTGAGCAAGCACTTCGAAAGCTGGGTTACGAAGTTATTTTTGTTAGAAAAAAGTTACTTGATTTTCAACTAAAACCACCCACATCTGAAATTGTATCTTTTGTTAGAATTAGTGCTGATCTATTAAAAGAAAAGATGTCTTACGGAGAAATTCTACAATTAATGATTAATGATGTTACCAATAAAACATTACGCGATGCGTTGAAAGATATTAATAATGATTTAAAGAAAGGTGAGGACAGTGAAAAAGTTTTTAGAAGATATGAGCATGTGCTTGGTAAATTTACAGCTTATATGTTAGGCCTTGCGAGTAAAAGCGGTAATATGGCAGAAATTTACTTGGCAACTGCTAAATTTCTTGAACGAAATCAAGAGTTCCGTAAAAATTTAAGGAGTGCGCTAGTTACACCGACTATTACTGTCATTGCATTAATTTTAACTGTAATTTATTATGTTGCTAAAGTATTTCCTGCAACTGCTGAATTATTTTTAAGATTCGATATCGAATTACCTCCATTAACAGCTGCTACATTAAAACTAAGTCATTTCTTACAGAATAATTTTCTTTACATCATTCTGTTAATGGCATCACCATTCTTATTTTTATTCTATTATTCTCAGACAACAAAGGGTAAGATTGTTCTGCATAAATGGTTGTTAAAATTACCTGTTCTGGGAAATATAGTCCATAAATCAATGATTGAAATCTTCTGTAGGGTATTTTATTCACTTTACACTGGTTCAGCAGAAAATATTGAACCCATCAGGATTGCAGCGGAAGCAACTGGCAATAAATATTTTGAGGATAGAATTAAAAATGTTGCCATTCCTATTATGATTAGAGAGGGTAAAGGTTTAACTGAAGCATTCGAAGCAGCTGGGGTATTTACTAAAACTGCAATTTCAAGGTTTCACGCTGGTGAGGAGACTGGAACGATTAGAAATGTTGCTCTTCAAATTGCAAATTATTATGAAAGTGAGACTACTCACAAACTAAAATTCTTAATTGAAGCTATTCAGCTTGCAATTGCTATGTTTATTATGATTGTCATAACGGCACTTACATTAATTTCTGCGGAAACCGCAACAATTCGTCCAAAATATCCTGGTATGTCTTTTATAATTAATTTAATTCAGGGGTTACTTTAA